The following DNA comes from Streptomyces sp. NBC_00273.
GGCGCCCTCACGGGTGTCGGACAGGCCGAAGCCGTCCGTACCGAGCGAGGTGTAGTCCTGCTCCACCCACTGGCTGATCTGGTCCGGGACCTGACGCATCCAGTCGGAGACGGCGAGGACGGGGCCGGCGGCACCCTCCAGCGCGCGGGTGACGTACGGGGTGCGCACCTCGCCGCGCAGCAGCGCCTCGTCGCACTCCAGCGCGTCGCGCCGCAGCTCGCCCCAGGAGGTGGCGGACCAGACGTCGGCGGCCACGTTCCACTCGGCGGCCAGCAGCTTCTGCGCCTCCAGGATCCAGTGGATCGCCGTACCCGAGGCCATCAGCTGGACCTTGGGGGCGTCGGCGGCCGGGGCCGCCTCCGCCAGGTCCGCCGCCGTGTTGAAGCGGTAGAGGCCCTTGAGGATGCCCTCCTCCACGCCCTCCGGCATGGCGGGCTGCACCTTCGGCTCGTTGTAGACCGTCAGGTAGTAGAAGACGTCTTCCGGCGTCTCGCCGTACATCCGGCGCAGACCGTCCTTGACGATCACTGCGATCTCGTACGCGAAGGCCGGGTCGTAGTTGAGCGACGCCGGGTTCGTGGACGCGATCAGGTGCGAGTGGCCGTCCGCGTGCTGGAGGCCCTCACCGGTCAGCGTGGTGCGGCCGGCGGTGGCGCCGACGATGAAGCCCTTGCCGAGCTGGTCGGCGAGCTGCCACATCTGGTCGGCGGTGCGCTGCCAGCCGAACATCGAGTAGAAGATGTAGAAGGGGATCATCGGCTCGCCGTGCGTCGCGTACGACGTGCAGGCGGCGATGAAGTCGGCCATGGCGCCGGCCTCGGTGATCCCCTCGTTGAGGATCTGGCCGTCCTTGGCTTCCTTGTAGTACATGAGCTGGTCGCGGTCGACCGGCTCGTACGTCTGGCCCAGCGGCGAGTAGATGCCGGCCGACGGGAAGAGGGACTCCATGCCGAAGGTACGGGCCTCGTCGGGGACGATCGGCACCCAGCGCTTGCCGGTCTCCTTGTCCCGCATCAGGTCCTTCACGAGCCGGACGAAGGCCATGGTGGTGGCCATCTCCTGCTTGCCGGAGCCCTTGAGCAGCGGGGCGAAGGAACGGTCCGCGGGGGCGGGCAGGGCCACGTGCTTGACCTTGCGGGCCGGGGCCGGGCCGCCGAGCGCCGCGCGGCGCTCGTTCAGGTACTGGACCTCGGGGCTGTTCGCGCCCGGGTGGCCGTACGGGACCTGGCCGTCGGCGAAGGCGCTGTCCGGGATCGGGAGGCCAAGGAGGTCACGCATGTCCTTGAACTCGTCGATCGTCAGCTTCTTCATCTGGTGGTTCGCGTTCTTCGACTCGAACCCGGCGCCCAGCGTGTAGCCCTTGACGGTCTGCGCGAGGATGACCGTCGGCGCGCCCTTGTGCTCCAGGGCGGCCTTGTACGCGGCGTAGACCTTGCGGGGCTCGTGGCCGCCGCGGGAGGAGTGGAAGCACTCGGCGATCTTCGCGTCGGAGAGCACCCCGGCCAGCTGCACGAGCTCGGCGTTGGCGCCGAAGAAGTGCTGGCGGATGTAGGCCACGTCGCGGGTCGCGTACGTCTGGAACTGCGCGTCCGGTACCTCGCGCAGGCGGCGTACGAGGGCGCCCGTGGTGTCGAGCTGGAACAGCTCGTCCCAGGCGGAGCCCCACAGCGACTTGATGACGTTCCAGCCGGCGCCGCGGAACTGGGCCTCCAGCTCCTGGACCACGCGGAAGTTGGCGCGGACCGGACCGTCGAGGCGCTGCAGGTTGCAGTTGATGACGAAGGTCAGGTTGTCGAGCTGCTCGCGGGAGGCGAGGGCCAGGGCGGCGGTCGACTCGGGCTCGTCCATCTCGCCGTCGCCC
Coding sequences within:
- the aceE gene encoding pyruvate dehydrogenase (acetyl-transferring), homodimeric type; translation: MSDPVGKLPSELDQLPDRDTEETAEWAASLDAVAKAAGTRRAEYLLRRTLQHAEAAGLALPKLLETDYVNTIPTSAEPEFPGDEEMEAKITAWNRWNAAAMVTRGSKYGVGGHIATFASAAWLYETGFQHFFRGKEADGSGDQLYIQGHASPGIYARAFLDGRVSEQQLDNFRQESGGNGLPSYPHPRRLPWLWEFPTVSMGLGPLSAIYQARFNRYLQNRSIKDTANSHVWAFLGDGEMDEPESTAALALASREQLDNLTFVINCNLQRLDGPVRANFRVVQELEAQFRGAGWNVIKSLWGSAWDELFQLDTTGALVRRLREVPDAQFQTYATRDVAYIRQHFFGANAELVQLAGVLSDAKIAECFHSSRGGHEPRKVYAAYKAALEHKGAPTVILAQTVKGYTLGAGFESKNANHQMKKLTIDEFKDMRDLLGLPIPDSAFADGQVPYGHPGANSPEVQYLNERRAALGGPAPARKVKHVALPAPADRSFAPLLKGSGKQEMATTMAFVRLVKDLMRDKETGKRWVPIVPDEARTFGMESLFPSAGIYSPLGQTYEPVDRDQLMYYKEAKDGQILNEGITEAGAMADFIAACTSYATHGEPMIPFYIFYSMFGWQRTADQMWQLADQLGKGFIVGATAGRTTLTGEGLQHADGHSHLIASTNPASLNYDPAFAYEIAVIVKDGLRRMYGETPEDVFYYLTVYNEPKVQPAMPEGVEEGILKGLYRFNTAADLAEAAPAADAPKVQLMASGTAIHWILEAQKLLAAEWNVAADVWSATSWGELRRDALECDEALLRGEVRTPYVTRALEGAAGPVLAVSDWMRQVPDQISQWVEQDYTSLGTDGFGLSDTREGARRHFGVDAQSIVVAALAQLARRGEVPASAVKEARERYGL